A single uncultured Acetobacterium sp. DNA region contains:
- the glpK gene encoding glycerol kinase GlpK yields MMKYILGIDEGTTGVKVMIFDKAVNIISQAYSEFTQYFPQSGWVEHDANEIWEVTLKMVAEALKKGNVKPEAIEAIGITNQRETTVFWDKKTSQPVCRAIVWQDRRSLGICEALEAKDGAGIVDRTGMIIVPNDAATKIRWLLDNDPKVKAGVDNGELLYGTIDTWLVWKLTGGRAHVTDYSNASVTLLQNARTLAYDEWILNELQIPREILPELRTSSEVYGITDPAVFFGAEIPVAGILGDQQSAAFGQGCLEKGMAKNTYGTGSFMVMNTGDKYVPPSDGLFSPVLWSAKGRTDYGLEGMADVSGAVIQWLRDGLGIINDAKEAEELALQVEDSLGVYFVPAFVGLGAPYFDSYARGTIIGISRGTTKHHIARAALESMAFQVKDAFNVMEKKSGFQLTKLRADGGGAKSDFMLQFQADILGIPVERPVITETTTLGAVYAAGLAVGYWDSFAEIGEFWKIEKRFEPQISEEKRQELCGFWDKAVNRSAGWLK; encoded by the coding sequence ATGATGAAGTATATTTTAGGAATTGACGAAGGCACCACCGGCGTAAAGGTCATGATTTTTGATAAGGCCGTGAACATTATTTCTCAGGCCTATTCGGAATTTACTCAATATTTTCCCCAATCCGGATGGGTGGAACACGATGCCAATGAAATTTGGGAAGTTACCCTGAAAATGGTGGCTGAGGCGCTAAAAAAAGGCAACGTCAAACCTGAGGCGATTGAAGCCATTGGCATTACCAATCAACGGGAAACCACGGTGTTTTGGGACAAAAAAACCAGTCAGCCCGTGTGTCGGGCGATTGTCTGGCAGGATCGTCGCAGCTTGGGCATTTGTGAAGCATTGGAAGCCAAGGACGGAGCCGGAATTGTCGATCGCACCGGGATGATTATTGTCCCCAATGATGCCGCCACAAAAATTCGCTGGCTGCTGGACAATGACCCTAAAGTTAAGGCCGGCGTCGATAACGGCGAATTGCTTTATGGTACCATTGATACCTGGTTGGTTTGGAAACTGACCGGCGGCCGCGCCCATGTGACCGATTACTCCAACGCCTCGGTTACCCTGCTGCAAAACGCCAGAACCCTGGCTTACGATGAATGGATCCTCAATGAATTACAGATACCCCGAGAAATATTGCCGGAGCTACGAACCTCCAGCGAGGTTTACGGGATAACCGATCCGGCGGTGTTCTTTGGGGCCGAAATACCGGTTGCCGGTATTTTAGGCGATCAACAGTCTGCCGCATTCGGGCAGGGCTGTCTAGAAAAGGGCATGGCAAAAAATACCTACGGAACAGGATCCTTTATGGTGATGAATACCGGCGATAAGTATGTGCCGCCTTCAGACGGTCTGTTTTCACCGGTTTTATGGAGCGCCAAAGGACGAACCGATTACGGATTGGAAGGCATGGCCGATGTGTCGGGCGCTGTCATCCAATGGCTGCGGGATGGTTTGGGAATTATCAACGACGCCAAAGAAGCTGAGGAACTGGCGCTGCAAGTGGAAGACAGCCTCGGGGTCTACTTTGTGCCGGCTTTTGTGGGCTTGGGGGCTCCTTATTTTGATTCCTATGCCAGAGGCACCATTATTGGTATTTCCCGGGGAACCACCAAGCATCATATTGCCCGGGCGGCCCTGGAATCGATGGCCTTCCAGGTGAAAGATGCCTTTAATGTGATGGAAAAGAAATCAGGCTTTCAATTGACCAAACTGCGGGCTGATGGCGGTGGCGCCAAAAGTGATTTCATGCTTCAGTTCCAGGCCGATATTTTAGGAATCCCGGTCGAGCGTCCGGTGATTACTGAAACCACCACCCTGGGAGCAGTTTATGCAGCTGGTCTGGCTGTCGGTTACTGGGACAGCTTTGCAGAAATTGGTGAGTTCTGGAAAATTGAAAAGCGTTTTGAACCGCAAATCAGCGAAGAAAAACGGCAGGAATTGTGTGGTTTCTGGGATAAAGCCGTCAATCGTTCAGCGGGATGGTTGAAATAA
- a CDS encoding cation-translocating P-type ATPase, with product MAENKTTGLTTTEARKRQEQYGKNELTAEKKENFFIKTFHIICEPMFLLLIVAAVIYFVLGEPRDGAVMLVFVIGIISIDVIQEWKTDQTLNALKELSAPHVTAIRDGQEITIASMDLVPGDLMLIAEGVKIPADGEIIKANDLCVDESSLTGEAEGVWKVTVENAEVSDDYWRRDYCYAGTLVTQGNATILVDKIGALTEYGKIGTNVASVIESPTPLQKQTGSLVKLCAGIAAVLFALVSTITYFNIPDHPLNERIIESILSGITLAMAMIPEEFPVILTVFLSMGAWRLAKKNSLVRKLPAVETLGAVSVLCVDKTGTITMNQMTVRETWAWQGDTENLCEMMGLGCETEAYDPMEKAMLRYCEEQGIKKSHLFGGQLITEYAFTNELKMMGHVWHHDGEIIIAAKGSPERLLTICNLTSDEKAAIDTKIMAMSKQGLRVIAVGEMRPKTETEIPKTITQARLTFLGLVGLADPPRESVKEDIKNCTKAGVRVVMITGDNGITASSIAKQIGMPNSDHIITGDELNNMSDEVLREKVKDVSIFSRVVPEHKMRIVKAFKDNGEVVAMTGDGVNDAPALKSADIGIAMGKRGSEVSREAADLILMDDNFSTIVDTIKDGRRIYDNIRKAVGYVFTIHIPIAASSLLAPLLGIAPASLFLLPLHVVLLELIIDPTCSIVLERQPAEHDIMERKPRNPDENIVTAKMLTKSVIQGLIIFGASFGTYFIFLGQGNAALARTMGLVVIMLSNLVLVQVNSSDKDFAIQSLKRLIKDKVMWAINIGTVLGILIILYTPLCNFLKLYPLTAEQFLLAVAIAFLSVFWYEGAKLLKWLRRKK from the coding sequence ATGGCTGAAAACAAAACCACGGGATTAACCACAACCGAAGCCCGAAAGCGGCAAGAACAATATGGAAAAAATGAACTGACAGCCGAGAAAAAAGAGAATTTTTTCATCAAAACATTCCATATTATTTGCGAGCCGATGTTTTTGCTGCTGATTGTGGCGGCGGTGATTTACTTTGTTTTAGGGGAACCACGAGACGGTGCCGTGATGCTGGTTTTTGTCATCGGGATCATCAGCATTGATGTCATTCAGGAATGGAAAACCGATCAGACGCTCAATGCTTTAAAAGAGTTATCGGCACCCCATGTAACCGCTATTCGGGATGGTCAGGAAATTACGATTGCCAGCATGGATCTAGTTCCGGGTGATTTAATGCTGATTGCGGAAGGGGTTAAAATACCAGCAGATGGCGAAATCATTAAAGCCAATGACCTTTGTGTTGATGAATCGTCACTCACTGGCGAAGCCGAAGGCGTTTGGAAGGTTACTGTTGAAAATGCTGAAGTATCAGACGATTACTGGCGCCGGGATTATTGTTATGCCGGCACTCTGGTTACCCAGGGAAATGCCACGATCCTGGTTGATAAAATCGGTGCTTTAACCGAATACGGAAAAATTGGCACCAACGTGGCGTCGGTAATTGAATCACCGACGCCGTTACAAAAACAGACCGGCAGCCTGGTGAAACTCTGTGCCGGCATTGCGGCGGTGCTGTTTGCTTTAGTCAGCACCATTACCTATTTTAATATTCCGGATCATCCACTAAATGAACGGATTATTGAAAGCATCCTGTCGGGAATTACCCTGGCAATGGCGATGATCCCGGAAGAATTCCCGGTCATCTTGACGGTCTTTTTATCCATGGGGGCCTGGCGATTAGCCAAGAAAAACTCCCTGGTCCGCAAACTGCCAGCGGTGGAAACCCTGGGAGCCGTTTCGGTCCTCTGTGTTGATAAAACCGGCACCATTACCATGAATCAGATGACCGTGCGGGAAACCTGGGCCTGGCAGGGGGATACCGAAAATCTCTGTGAAATGATGGGTCTTGGCTGTGAAACTGAGGCCTATGACCCGATGGAAAAGGCAATGTTGCGGTATTGTGAAGAGCAAGGGATCAAAAAGTCCCATCTTTTTGGTGGCCAGTTGATCACCGAATATGCGTTTACCAATGAATTGAAAATGATGGGACACGTCTGGCATCATGATGGCGAAATTATTATCGCTGCCAAAGGATCGCCAGAACGATTGTTGACCATTTGTAATCTGACCAGTGATGAAAAAGCGGCGATTGACACAAAAATTATGGCGATGTCAAAGCAGGGACTGCGGGTCATCGCTGTCGGTGAAATGAGACCGAAGACGGAAACTGAGATCCCTAAAACCATCACTCAGGCCAGGTTAACCTTTCTGGGGCTGGTTGGTCTGGCTGATCCCCCTCGGGAATCGGTTAAAGAAGACATTAAAAACTGTACCAAAGCCGGGGTCCGGGTGGTGATGATCACCGGCGACAACGGCATCACTGCCAGCAGTATTGCCAAGCAAATTGGGATGCCTAATAGTGATCATATTATTACCGGCGATGAACTTAATAATATGTCGGATGAGGTACTCCGCGAAAAGGTCAAAGACGTCAGTATCTTCTCTCGGGTTGTTCCAGAGCATAAAATGCGGATTGTCAAAGCGTTCAAAGATAATGGTGAAGTGGTTGCCATGACTGGTGATGGAGTCAATGATGCACCAGCCCTAAAATCGGCCGATATCGGCATCGCCATGGGTAAACGTGGATCAGAAGTATCCCGGGAAGCAGCGGATCTGATCCTGATGGATGATAATTTTTCAACCATTGTCGATACCATTAAGGACGGCCGCCGGATTTATGATAATATCCGCAAGGCCGTGGGTTATGTCTTTACCATTCATATCCCGATTGCAGCGTCATCATTATTAGCGCCGCTACTGGGAATTGCCCCGGCCAGCTTATTTTTGCTACCCTTGCATGTGGTCTTATTGGAACTGATTATCGATCCGACCTGTTCAATTGTTCTGGAACGGCAACCGGCCGAGCATGATATTATGGAGCGAAAGCCCCGAAATCCCGATGAGAATATTGTGACCGCCAAAATGCTGACAAAAAGCGTGATTCAGGGATTAATCATCTTTGGCGCCTCTTTCGGTACCTATTTTATCTTCCTGGGACAAGGAAATGCGGCACTGGCAAGAACCATGGGATTGGTGGTAATTATGCTTTCAAACTTAGTACTCGTTCAAGTGAATAGTTCTGATAAGGACTTCGCTATCCAGTCACTAAAACGTCTGATTAAAGACAAGGTCATGTGGGCAATCAATATTGGTACCGTTTTGGGAATTCTGATTATTTTGTATACGCCTTTATGTAACTTCTTAAAGCTGTATCCATTAACGGCGGAACAATTCCTATTAGCTGTCGCCATCGCATTTTTATCAGTCTTCTGGTATGAAGGGGCAAAACTGCTTAAATGGTTACGACGAAAAAAATAG
- a CDS encoding amino acid ABC transporter permease encodes MSDYFTYLSNITLPMLNGMVITLSVFAVTIVLSIPLGFAFTMMVRSKYKPISSFANAYIYVMRGTPLLLQLMFVYFGLPLIPFVGQFLIFSRFTAACIAFGMNYAAYFAEIFRGGLLAIDKGQYEAAKVLGLTKFETMIRVVIPQMIRVCLPAISNETITLVKDTALVTVIGVAEILHYAKTAVNRDGDTFAFLVAAVLYLLINFVITMVFKRLETKYEF; translated from the coding sequence ATGTCAGATTATTTCACTTATTTATCCAATATTACCTTACCGATGTTAAATGGGATGGTCATCACCCTCAGTGTTTTCGCAGTGACGATTGTTTTATCCATTCCACTGGGTTTTGCTTTTACGATGATGGTTCGCAGTAAGTATAAACCCATTAGTTCCTTTGCCAACGCTTATATTTATGTCATGCGGGGAACACCTTTATTGCTCCAATTGATGTTTGTTTATTTTGGCTTGCCGCTCATACCTTTTGTGGGCCAGTTTCTTATTTTCAGTCGCTTTACTGCTGCTTGTATTGCTTTTGGGATGAACTATGCCGCCTATTTTGCTGAGATCTTCCGGGGCGGACTGTTGGCCATAGACAAGGGTCAATATGAGGCCGCCAAAGTATTGGGACTGACAAAATTTGAAACCATGATCCGGGTCGTGATTCCCCAGATGATCCGCGTCTGTTTGCCGGCCATCAGTAATGAAACCATTACGCTGGTCAAAGATACCGCTTTGGTGACGGTGATTGGGGTGGCTGAAATTCTGCATTATGCTAAAACGGCGGTTAATCGGGATGGCGATACTTTTGCCTTTCTGGTAGCAGCGGTTTTATACCTGTTGATCAATTTTGTGATTACCATGGTATTTAAGCGACTTGAAACGAAATACGAGTTCTAG
- a CDS encoding amidohydrolase has protein sequence MENKLALINGIGITMDEDHPDCQGIYIKNGIVEKIGTSQEIKKLAELEQAEIIDLKSKTFLPGLHDCHVHMMSTGLSAIGINLYECQSIAAVLEKLAAEKSANEQEWIFGYGLDESRLQEKRPPNASELDQHFRHRPVYLVDRGLHYTQVNTIAMELMEFSASEEGLGRDQAGNLTGRLHSRANSHARKYFFDKMTWEQREAAIRHTAKMAVAMGVTTIHAMEGGDLSSDEDIPVFLEIIDSLPIHVVLHWCSTTVPEVVAKGLKIIGTDILLDGSIGSRTAAFKDPYTDDPESLGELYYSDSWITHYIETAHRAGLQTGFHAIGQRAITQVLNCLERALNHYPVTDHRFRIEHFGFPDDRDIKRAAGLGAVISTQPAFTYLRGGPDSVYGERVGEERNRRAYPIRDFIDAGLVVNGGSDSNVTPINPLLGIHAAVNPPYIQNAITPNEALRLFTIDGAFTAKEEKIRGSLIPGKAGDITVLDQNPLAVSPETIKDIGVAMTIYQGKIVYKK, from the coding sequence ATGGAAAACAAACTGGCCCTCATTAACGGAATTGGCATCACCATGGATGAAGATCATCCGGATTGCCAGGGAATATATATAAAAAATGGCATCGTTGAAAAAATCGGCACCAGCCAAGAGATAAAAAAACTGGCCGAGTTGGAACAAGCCGAGATCATTGATCTCAAGAGCAAAACCTTTTTGCCCGGCCTTCATGATTGCCATGTTCATATGATGAGCACCGGCCTGTCGGCCATCGGAATCAATTTGTACGAGTGCCAATCCATCGCAGCTGTGCTGGAAAAGCTGGCTGCCGAAAAAAGTGCCAACGAACAGGAATGGATCTTTGGCTATGGGTTGGATGAATCCCGGTTGCAGGAGAAAAGACCCCCCAATGCCAGCGAATTGGATCAGCATTTTAGACACCGGCCGGTTTATCTGGTGGATCGGGGCCTGCATTATACCCAGGTCAATACCATCGCAATGGAATTGATGGAATTTTCAGCAAGTGAAGAAGGTCTGGGCCGGGATCAAGCGGGAAATTTAACGGGAAGACTGCACAGCCGGGCCAACAGTCACGCCCGAAAATATTTTTTTGACAAGATGACCTGGGAACAACGGGAAGCGGCCATTCGTCATACCGCCAAAATGGCGGTGGCAATGGGGGTCACCACCATCCATGCCATGGAAGGCGGTGATCTGTCTTCAGATGAAGACATTCCGGTATTTTTAGAAATCATCGACAGTTTGCCGATCCATGTGGTGCTCCATTGGTGCAGTACCACGGTGCCGGAGGTGGTGGCCAAGGGACTGAAAATCATTGGCACTGATATCCTGTTGGATGGCTCCATTGGTTCACGAACCGCTGCCTTTAAGGACCCTTATACAGATGATCCTGAATCGCTGGGAGAACTTTACTATTCCGATAGCTGGATCACCCACTACATTGAAACCGCTCATCGAGCGGGACTGCAAACCGGTTTTCATGCCATTGGTCAGCGGGCCATTACTCAGGTTCTAAACTGTTTGGAACGGGCCCTGAACCACTATCCGGTTACCGATCATCGTTTTCGGATTGAGCATTTTGGTTTCCCGGATGACCGCGATATCAAGCGAGCGGCCGGCCTGGGAGCAGTGATTTCGACCCAACCGGCTTTTACTTATTTACGTGGCGGACCCGATAGCGTCTATGGAGAACGGGTGGGCGAAGAGCGAAACCGCCGGGCTTATCCGATTCGTGATTTTATCGATGCCGGGCTTGTCGTCAATGGCGGATCAGATTCCAATGTGACTCCCATCAATCCGCTACTGGGGATTCATGCGGCAGTAAATCCGCCTTACATTCAGAATGCCATCACCCCCAACGAGGCCCTGCGGCTGTTTACCATTGATGGGGCCTTCACGGCTAAAGAAGAAAAAATACGCGGCAGTTTGATCCCGGGTAAAGCTGGCGATATCACCGTTCTGGATCAAAATCCCCTGGCGGTATCACCGGAAACCATCAAGGATATTGGGGTAGCGATGACAATTTATCAAGGCAAGATTGTTTATAAAAAATAA
- a CDS encoding amino acid ABC transporter ATP-binding protein, producing the protein MEIIKVNQLNKSFGDNHILKNISFNVNKGDVMAIIGSSGSGKSTLLRCLIDLEKADSGDIIMEGNPLLKDGVYPSAPEIRSIIMKMGMVFQHFNLFPHLTVRQNLELAPKVVKKEETGAMNQRCEAYLDKVGLLERIDAMPSTLSGGEKQRVAIARALMMNPDILLFDEPTSALDPELTGEVLSVMQSLANEHMTMVVVTHEMSFAREVANKVVFMDSGTILEEGTPEDIFIHPKQKRTQEFLSSILREQSKKTKKQYRLKKYC; encoded by the coding sequence ATGGAAATTATAAAAGTCAATCAACTTAATAAAAGCTTTGGCGACAATCATATCTTAAAAAACATTTCGTTCAATGTCAATAAAGGCGATGTGATGGCCATCATCGGATCATCAGGATCGGGAAAATCGACCCTGCTACGTTGCCTCATCGATCTGGAAAAAGCTGACAGCGGTGACATCATTATGGAGGGAAACCCCTTGCTTAAAGATGGGGTCTACCCCAGTGCGCCGGAGATCCGGTCGATTATTATGAAAATGGGAATGGTGTTTCAGCACTTCAATCTTTTTCCTCACCTGACCGTTCGTCAGAATCTGGAACTGGCACCGAAGGTTGTTAAAAAAGAGGAGACCGGAGCGATGAATCAGCGCTGCGAAGCCTATCTGGATAAGGTCGGGCTGCTGGAACGGATTGATGCAATGCCGTCGACCCTGTCCGGCGGAGAAAAACAACGGGTGGCGATTGCCCGGGCGTTGATGATGAATCCCGATATCTTATTGTTTGATGAACCCACTTCGGCACTGGATCCGGAATTGACGGGCGAAGTGCTCAGCGTTATGCAAAGCCTGGCCAACGAGCACATGACCATGGTGGTGGTTACCCATGAAATGAGTTTTGCCCGGGAAGTTGCCAACAAGGTGGTCTTTATGGATTCGGGGACGATCCTGGAAGAAGGAACGCCGGAAGATATTTTTATCCACCCCAAACAAAAAAGGACCCAGGAGTTTTTAAGCAGTATTTTAAGAGAACAGAGCAAAAAAACAAAGAAACAATACCGACTCAAGAAGTATTGTTAA
- a CDS encoding amino acid ABC transporter substrate-binding protein translates to MKKRSIFGLMLVVVLVAGLFAGCSSTAKKDTNANNDDKTFVVGLDDSFPPMGFRDDKNEIVGFDVDLAKEVGKRMGMEVVLQPINWDTKELELDSGNIDVIWNGLTITDERKTAMDFSKPYLQNDQVIVVKKDSPIKTKADLAGKNIGVQKGSSAYDAFTADPISQQTASLNEYPENVSALSDLGIGRIDAVVVDSIVARYYITSENADFVILSESLSPELYGVGIKKGNTELQTKIQDALDAMIADGTAATISTKWFGEDIIYKP, encoded by the coding sequence ATGAAAAAAAGAAGTATATTTGGTTTAATGCTTGTTGTTGTTCTGGTCGCCGGTTTGTTTGCAGGGTGTAGCAGTACCGCAAAAAAAGATACCAATGCCAACAATGACGATAAGACTTTTGTTGTGGGTCTGGACGACTCCTTCCCACCAATGGGTTTCAGAGATGATAAAAACGAAATCGTTGGTTTCGACGTAGATCTGGCTAAAGAAGTCGGCAAACGGATGGGAATGGAAGTTGTGCTTCAACCGATTAACTGGGATACCAAGGAACTGGAACTGGATTCCGGCAACATCGACGTTATCTGGAATGGTTTAACCATCACCGACGAACGAAAAACAGCCATGGATTTCTCAAAACCTTACCTGCAAAATGATCAGGTCATCGTGGTTAAAAAAGACTCCCCGATTAAAACAAAAGCTGATCTGGCCGGAAAAAATATTGGCGTCCAAAAAGGATCGTCAGCTTATGATGCCTTTACCGCTGATCCAATCAGCCAGCAAACTGCATCATTGAATGAATACCCGGAAAATGTTTCAGCTCTCAGTGATCTGGGAATTGGCCGAATCGATGCCGTTGTTGTTGACTCCATTGTTGCCCGTTACTACATTACTTCAGAAAATGCTGATTTTGTCATTCTATCCGAAAGTTTATCACCAGAATTGTATGGCGTTGGGATCAAAAAAGGCAACACTGAACTGCAAACAAAAATTCAGGATGCCCTGGATGCGATGATTGCTGATGGAACAGCGGCTACCATTTCAACCAAATGGTTTGGCGAAGACATCATTTACAAACCATAA